Part of the Mycolicibacterium mageritense genome is shown below.
TCGGGAGGTGATCCTGAGCGCCGGAGCGATCGGCTCGCCACATCTGATGCAGGTCTCGGGGCTCGGTCCGGCCGAACTGCTTGCTCAACACCACATACCGGTGGCCGTCGATCTGCCAGGAGTAGGTGAAAACCTCCAGGACCATCTGCAGCTTCGAACGGTCTACCGGATCAAGGGTGCTCCGACCGTGAACACGCTGTACCGGAACTGGATTACCCGTGGGGGCATGGGACTTCAGTATCTGCTGTTGCGTTCCGGGCCCATGACCATGCCGCCCTCCACGCTGGGTGCATTTGCCAAGAGCGATCCGGAACTGACGAGTCCCGATTTGGAATGGCACGTGCAGCCATTGTCGTTGCCCAAATTCGGCGAACCTCTGCACCGCTTCGGAGCGATCACTCCCTCGGTCTGCAATCTGCGACCCAGTTCGCGTGGCCATGTACGCATCGCCGACCCAGATCCGCTGACCAACCCGAAGATTCTCTGCAACTATCTGTCGACCGACGCCGATCGTCGGGCCGCTGTGACCGGCCTCCGGATGACCCGGCAGATCATGGCAGCGCCGGCTCTGGCCCGCTACCACCCGCAAGAAGTGCTTCCCGGCCCCGAACTGGAGAGTGACGAAGATCTGCAGCAGGCCGCCGGCGAACTGGGTACGACGATCTTCCACCCCGTGGGCACCTGTGCGATGGGATCCTTTGATGCACACGGCATCCCGAATTCAGCCGGCACCGTCCTCGACACCGACTGTCGCGTGTATCGCGTCGCGGGCCTTCGCGTGGTTGATGCTTCCGCGATGCCGACGATCACGTCCGGGAACACCAACGCACCGGTCATGCTGATCGCTGAGCGCGCGGCGCGGGCG
Proteins encoded:
- a CDS encoding GMC family oxidoreductase is translated as MSTVVEFDFIIVGAGSAGCLLANRLSANPDHRVLLIEAGGKDNWFWIKVPVGYLYTIANPRTDWCFTTEPDPGLMGRSIIYARGRVIGGCSSINAMIHMRGQASDYALWAQATGDERWLWGGPDRPGETLAIYKQLEHYFGGADDWHGSGGEIRVERPRVRWKILDAWQAAAAQVGIAPIDEFNRGDNAGSAYFHVNQRRGRRWSMADSFLHPVAHRPNLTVYTHAQALQVLMDDQVHDHQRRGAWTTAQRRATGVRLLKDGQIVDVRARREVILSAGAIGSPHLMQVSGLGPAELLAQHHIPVAVDLPGVGENLQDHLQLRTVYRIKGAPTVNTLYRNWITRGGMGLQYLLLRSGPMTMPPSTLGAFAKSDPELTSPDLEWHVQPLSLPKFGEPLHRFGAITPSVCNLRPSSRGHVRIADPDPLTNPKILCNYLSTDADRRAAVTGLRMTRQIMAAPALARYHPQEVLPGPELESDEDLQQAAGELGTTIFHPVGTCAMGSFDAHGIPNSAGTVLDTDCRVYRVAGLRVVDASAMPTITSGNTNAPVMLIAERAARAILE